Proteins found in one Triticum aestivum cultivar Chinese Spring chromosome 4D, IWGSC CS RefSeq v2.1, whole genome shotgun sequence genomic segment:
- the LOC123095977 gene encoding GTP-binding protein At3g49725, chloroplastic, with translation MLRAAISRLGARLHRQPSPATPPLRALSTGRGKRSSPTAPPPEPEDEGLMRGLFVLSRDPAHPPRLLVVQPRLRRGALLDSKLSEALNLASSLEESRDGFEHAESAAKGAPPHLVVQNPASRGRNHADTYFGPGTVDNIKCYLRALDEKEELDAVFVNTLLSGVQQRNLEVAWGKPVLDRVGLIIEIFNAHAETKEAKLQSELAALMYMKTRLVRVRGPGGKLAFGASGEAEVVSARGRGSGGRGFMSGAGETELQLQRRRIQERRLSLLAQIEDVRRTRAIQRSSRKKHGGSFGQDLVTVAVVGYTNAGKSTLVNALSGAGLYSDDSLEEEESSRTTVA, from the exons ATGCTCCGCGCCGCCATCTCGCGCCTCGGCGCCCGCCTGCACCGCCAGCCCTCCCCGGCGACCCCTCCCCTCCGCGCCCTCTCCACCGGCCGGGGCAAGCGCTCGTCCCCCACCGCGCCGCCCCCCGAGCCCGAGGACGAGGGCCTCATGCGCGGCCTCTTCGTGCTCTCCCGCGACCCCGCGCACCCGCCGCGCCTGCTCGTGGTGCAGCCGCGCCTCCGCCGTGGCGCCCTCCTCGACTCCAAGCTCTCCGAGGCGCTCAACCTCGCCAGTTCCCTCGAGGAGTCCCGCGACGGCTTCGAGCACGCCGAGTCCGCCGCCAAGGGCGCGCCGCCGCACCTCGTCGTCCAGAACCCCGCCTCCCGCGGCCGCAACCATGCCG ATACGTATTTTGGACCTGGAACTGTGGATAATATCAAGTGTTACCTGAGGGCATTGGACGAAAAG GAAGAATTAGATGCAGTTTTTGTTAATACGCTCCTCTCTGGGGTCCAACAGAGGAACTTGGAG GTTGCCTGGGGAAAACCAGTTTTAGATCGTGTGGGCCTTATAATTGAGATATTCAATGCTCATGCTGAAACAAAGGAAGCAAAGCTACAG TCAGAATTAGCAGCTCTCATGTACATGAAGACTAGGCTTGTCCGTGTCCGCGGCCCAGGTGGAAAACTAGCTTTTGGTGCAAGTGGGGAAGCTGAAGTTGTCAGTGCTCGAGG GAGAGGAAGTGGCGGACGGGGTTTCATGAGTGGAGCTGGTGAAACGGAACTTCAACTACAACGCAGGAG AATCCAAGAACGTCGTCTAAGCTTGTTAGCTCAAATTGAAGACGTACGCCGAACTAGGGCGATACAGCGTTCGAGTCGAAAGAAGCATGGTGGCTCATTTGGTCAAGACCTTGTAACTGTGGCAGTCGTCGGATATACAAATGCT GGAAAATCTACTCTAGTGAATGCACTTTCTGGAGCTGGTCTATACAGTGATGATAG TTTAGAAGAAGAAGAATCTTCAAGGACAACAGTGGCGTAA